A region from the Triticum urartu cultivar G1812 chromosome 1, Tu2.1, whole genome shotgun sequence genome encodes:
- the LOC125519910 gene encoding fructose-1,6-bisphosphatase, cytosolic-like — protein MDHAADAQRTDLMTITRHALNEQGRHPESRGDFTILLSHIVLGCKFVASAVNKAGLAKLIGLAGETNVQGEEQKKLDVLSNEVFVKALVSSGRTCVLVSEENEAAIFVDAPLRGKYCVCFDPLDGSSNIDCGVSIGTIFGIYMIKDKDNATLEDVLQPGTNMIAAGYCMYGSSCTLVLSTGNGVNGFTLDPSLGEFILTHPNIKIPNKGKIYSVNEGNARNWDAPTAKYVERCKFPQDGSSPKSLRYIGSMVADVHRTLLYGGIFLYPADKKSPNGKLRVLYEVFPMSFLMEQAGGQSFTGKQRALEIVPYEIHQRSPIFLGSYDDVEEIKSLYASESSTA, from the exons ATGGACCACGCGGCGGATGCGCAGCGGACGGACCTGATGACGATCACGCGGCACGCGCTGAACGAGCAGGGACGGCACCCGGAGTCCCGGGGCGACTTCACCATCCTCCTCTCCCACATCGTCCTCGGCTGCAAGTTCGTCGCCTCCGCCGTCAACAAGGCCGGCCTCGCCAAGCTCATCGGCCTCGCCGGGGAGACCAACGTCCAG GGGGAGGAGCAGAAGAAGCTGGACGTGCTCTCCAACGAGGTCTTTGTCAAGGCGCTCGTCAGCAGCGGCCGCACC TGCGTTCTCGTGTCTGAAGAGAACGAGGCGGCCATCTTCGTCGACGCGCCCCTCCGCGGAAAGTACTGCGTGTGCTTCGATCCGCTGGACGGCTCCTCCAACATCGACTGCGGCGTCTCCATCGGGACC ATCTTCGGGATCTACATGATCAAAGACAAGGACAACGCTACTCTCGAGGATGTACTGCAACCCGGGACTAACATGATTGCTGCTGGCTACTGCATGTATGGGAGTTCATGCACG CTCGTGTTAAGCACTGGAAACGGTGTAAATGGTTTCACTCTTGATCCTTCCCTCGGGGAGTTCATACTAACTCATCCCAACATAAAG ATACCAAACAAAGGGAAGATCTACTCGGTGAACGAAGGGAATGCCAGAAACTGGGACGCGCCTACAGCCAA GTACGTTGAGAGATGCAAGTTTCCCCAAGACGGCTCATCGCCAAAATCCCTGAGATACATTGGAAG TATGGTTGCTGATGTTCACCGCACCCTGCTCTACGGAGGCATATTTCTGTACCCCGCGGACAAGAAGAGCCCCAACGGAAAACTCCG TGTTCTGTACGAGGTTTTCCCCATGTCGTTCCTCATGGAGCAAGCCGGAGGCCAGTCTTTCACCGGCAAACAGCGG GCCCTTGAAATCGTTCCTTATGAGATACACCAGAGGTCTCCGATATTCCTCGGGAGCTACGATGATGTGGAGGAGATTAAATCGCTGTACGCTTCGGAGTCGAGCACCGCCTGA
- the LOC125519922 gene encoding uncharacterized protein LOC125519922 — protein sequence MLKASLSSDTIFTDVFLPTGTGGQDARATVKPSMNQKIVATPSEDPGASSEFKTKFFYDAKEKKVMYAECKHDFVDLLLGFLAYPLGCVIKNMNDSGFASPLGTGGMANLYASVVELDAAGFIAGGYPAETLLDPPLSPFCRHPDCSTPKRDAVEPKNFMGLVSYSSCVGCCYELVEDRKYVVDDDLLMHQASAMSVAKHWRGRDKANVVEMDINITKQEAVVLLRAMLTSKTPLTDVFIGRLEEHST from the exons ATGCTGAAGGCTTCTCTGTCGTCGGATACCATATTCACCGATGTTTTTCTACCCACGGGAACCGGTGGTCAGGACGCTCGTGCCACCGTGAAACCGAGCATGAACCAAAAAATCGTAGCAACTCCCAGTGAAGACCCGGGAGCTTCATCAGAATTTAAGACCAAGTTTTTCTACGACGCCAAGGAGAAGAAGGTCATGTATGCTGAATGCAAGCACGATTTCGTGGACCTGCTTCTCGGTTTCTTGGCTTACCCACTGGGCTGTGTGATCAAGAACATGAACGACAGTGGCTTCGCCTCTCCTCTCGGCACCGGCGGCATGGCCAATCTGTACGCCAGCGTCGTCGAGCTCGACGCAGCAGGCTTCATAGCAGGCGGATACCCCGCTGAGACGTTGCTGGATCCGCCCCTTAGCCCGTTCTGCAGGCACCCTGACTGCTCCACTCCCAAAAGAGACGCCGTGGAACCAAAGAACTTCATGGGTCTGGTATCCTACAGCTCGTGTGTTGGCTGTTGTTATGAGCTTGTCGAAGACCGAAAGTACGTGGTGGACGATGATCTGCTCATGCACCAGGCCTCTGCGATGTCTGTGGCGAAGCACTGGCGTGGCAGAGACAAGGCTAACGTGGTGGAGATGGACATCAACATCACGAAACAAGAG GCTGTTGTGCTGCTGCGGGCCATGCTTACCTCCAAGACACCGCTGACAGACGTGTTCATCGGTAGGCTGGAGGAACATTCAACTTGA